One Candidatus Saccharimonadales bacterium DNA segment encodes these proteins:
- the ruvA gene encoding Holliday junction branch migration protein RuvA — translation MIAHVSGEVVEKTSDAVIIDVGGIGYEIQVATGDFELAQLGKEIKLHTYDYLRENSHDLFGFSSLAAKRLFELLISVSGVGPRMALAVLSLGDVEMLRSALATADSPYVQRASGVGKRLAERITVDLKDKVGVPTASVSSHSGQQDDALEALLALGYSLQQANEALKDVDPSLGVQAKVKHALQKGIG, via the coding sequence ATGATTGCACACGTATCAGGGGAGGTCGTCGAAAAGACGAGCGACGCCGTCATCATCGACGTCGGAGGGATTGGTTATGAGATCCAGGTTGCCACAGGCGATTTTGAGTTGGCCCAGCTTGGCAAAGAGATCAAGCTTCATACATACGACTACCTACGGGAGAATAGTCATGATCTCTTCGGTTTCTCCTCATTGGCAGCTAAACGCCTTTTCGAGCTATTGATCAGCGTCTCAGGCGTCGGACCGAGAATGGCCCTAGCGGTTCTCAGTCTTGGTGACGTTGAGATGTTGCGAAGTGCCCTGGCAACAGCCGACAGTCCTTACGTCCAACGGGCTAGTGGGGTAGGCAAACGGCTGGCCGAAAGGATTACGGTAGACCTCAAAGACAAGGTTGGCGTACCGACGGCATCTGTCTCATCCCACTCCGGTCAACAGGATGATGCGCTCGAAGCTCTGCTGGCTCTCGGCTATAGCCTTCAACAGGCAAATGAAGCCCTTAAGGATGTTGATCCGAGTCTTGGCGTGCAGGCTAAAGTCAAACACGCTTTGCAGAAAGGTATTGGCTAA